In Palaemon carinicauda isolate YSFRI2023 chromosome 14, ASM3689809v2, whole genome shotgun sequence, the following proteins share a genomic window:
- the LOC137652828 gene encoding uncharacterized protein: MSLNLGLGATIVNVVCAYAPQTRCTEDEKDTFWEEIDQELRITPATEWINGLITYSSGGRESQIDLLLYKRHHLTEVRNFKAITEETVAVQHRLVAKTEARRAVAKVKAETLKEVYEEMATPKGEKKILQIAMARDAASKDLTRIKQMKASKGIVLAEENEIKRRWETYFEGLLNEENPRTVFEDELPFEAVTKGVTRREVEQAVKKMKNSKAAGPDNIPVEVWKSLGEEGIDILWNLMQRIYAKDLQSGKDARGKEKKPNHPHIYGNRSDPGMWQLKRHKVDKPY; encoded by the exons atgagtttaaacctgggactgggagcaacaatagtcaatgtggtgtgtgcttaTGCCCCGCAAACTAGATGTACAGAGGatgagaaggatacattctgggaggagatagACCAGGAGCTTAGAATAACTCCTGCCACGGAatgg ATTAAcggactgattacttacagtagcggtggcagggagagccagatagatttgctgctgtatAAGAGACACCATCTGACGGAGGTTAGAAATTTCAAGGCGATAACTGAGGAGACTGTAGCAgtgcaacacaggttagtg gcaaagacagaagcaagaagagcagtagcaaaggtgaaggcagagacattaaaagAAGTCTATGAAGAGATGGCAACAccaaaaggagagaagaaaatattacaaattgctATGGctcgagatgctgcatctaaagacctgacgcgGATAAAGCAAATGAAAGCTAGCAAAggcatagttctagcagaagagaatgaaattaaaagaaggtgggaaacttattttgaaggactattgaatgaggagaacccaagaacagtatttgaagatgaacTCCCATTTGAGGCAGTTACCaaaggagtgactagaagagaagtagaacaagcagtaaaaaagatgaaaaatagtaaagctgcaggaccggataatataccagtagaggtgtggaagagtcttggagaggaaggtatAGATATCTTGTGGAACCTGATGCAAAGGATCTATGCAAaggatcttcaatcaggaaaagatgccagaggaaaggagaagaagcctaatcatcccCATATATACGGGAATAGAAGtgatccaggaatgtggcaactaaagaggcataaagttgataagccatactag